The sequence CCCAAAAGTACACATTACGTTTTGaacgcttagcaggacaggaaaatggtctaattcacactcttatcaagagaacatcccccggtcatccctactgcctctgatctggcagactcactgaaTACATGCTTTGTAAAgtgcctctggctatctgtaTATAAAAAAGAAAAATGGTGCAGTCTTTAAttgaaggaatttgaaatgatttatacttttgatacttaagtatatttaaagccCTTTTTTAAAGgcctacttttactcaagtaggattttgctgggtgactttcactttttctATTAatgcatctttacttttactcaagtatgacaattgggtactatTTCCACCACTGCAGTTTACAAAAAAGTATTTTTTCCAATTtcattttttgtttactacaatAACCTTGGTCTGAAGTTGTTAGATTAGTACGGTACCAGTAGTTTTAAGAGAGTGGGACTCACTTGGCAGACGAAAGCGTGTGGGAGGAGTCTGAGAGAGGTGAGCAGGCTGCAAAGTAgtgtctttcttttctttctctgGAAAAGCACACAGACAAGAATAGCAACAGAGGGTGAGAAATTAAATCATACTTGGAAATTAAATAATAGTTGAAGTGCGTTTGAAGACAGAGGGGAGCAGGACAAAGGATAGTACTCACGGGTATCATTGAGGTCAAGGCACACTCTTGTATCTGACTCAGGCTCTGGAGTTGGTACACGCCCTCTTGGACCTGGGATTAAAACACAATATTCCTTTTACCTCTTCTTTAGCATAATTCAGTGAATCTGTTCATTACTAAGGCAAAACATAGATCATTTGAAGCTTGAGATAGAAGTTGACAAGTAGATCTGAGATCAGATCCTTTCCCATGGTCTTACGTCATATAGCGTCTACATCTGTCTTGTctacttgtaaaaaaaaaaattgttagtGGGAACTACCTCTAATTCCTAATATGAATGAGAGCTATAAGTGGTCAAGTGCATTTGGCGACATTGTAaaggtgtgggtgtgtttgttaaCAGGGTCAAGGAGGTCCCAGTAAGGTAGGTATGTATACTTGGTTTGGGAGGTAGAGCAGGGACTGGCACAGGGGGCATGGGAGTACTGGGGACACACTGCAgactctctccattctcctcatTTGCCTGAACAAACGCTagggagacagagggcatgaaTGTTATGACCATGACCGATAAGCCAGAGCTATACTTAACTCATGATGGACAATGAACAGAAACACAGAGGGGAAAACAGGGAGAATGAGGAAGAATGTACAAGAGAATGTAAGAGCGAATGAAAGAGAGCAGTAGTAAGTGCTATGTGCTCCATCTTACTGATGCTCTCTTCGTACGGTCCTTCCATAATGAAGGGTGTCAGAGTTCCATTAGTCTTGTCCACCAGACAGTTTATGACATCATGCAGTGTGGCACAGAAGATCTACAGGCAGAACCATCATTAACATTCTGCACACACCACCTCATACTGGAAATACAGTGAAACAGCTGAAAAGACTGTCAATATGGCCCATTTATGGCCCACTGTCAATATGGCCCAGACTGTCAATATGAAACATTTACCACGCACTCTGTGCCAGAAATCAGAGAAAAGTGCTCAGATTGGCTAAAGCAGAACTAAGGCATTATTCAGGTCATAACATCAAAAAGCACCAATAAAGGTAAGATATATTATCACAGTGATTGATTTGTCTGTTTTTCCAGGAgaaaacaggggcaggcaaagacAATCTTATGGTTTGTTGTCCTGTGACTACCTGCAGAATATTTCATCAATGTCTTCCTTATCACTCCTTCACATTGGGTTAACCTGAGGTTCAATACCTCTCTAGGGTCATAATGAGAATTCCCATGCATAAGTTTAGAATGAGGAAAAGTGAAATATTTAACTGCCATAAAGAAAATaactttaaaataaaataatctaTGTTCGTTTATACAAATAAAAACTCTTTAAAGTATTGTGTTCAAAGTGTTGTGTGTGGCAGTGGACAAGCAGGTGTATTCAGCAACGAGGAAGCAGGAATAATGATTCAGGAATCCGTTTGAAACACTCACTGGAGTATCTATATCGATGGCGTATCCTCCGTCATGTTTCCTGGTCACGCGATAGTGTCTGAACACAGACCTGCCAGAAGAAAGAGTATCAATGAGTGGCACATTAATTCATTAGAAGAAATCTGTCACATGAACAAATAAGTACGGGCTTTCCTTCACTTGATTCAGCATGTGTTGCTTTCATGGACTATTAATCAAACTATCATGTGACGTGTATTTTCTTTGATTGAACTGTAGACAACACTGTCAGGAATTGAGGGGAATGGGGGAGTGTACCCATTGAGGTCCTGTCGAGTGGTGACAGCCAATGAGGCGCCATCCCTGCTAGGCCGAATCAGCAGGTTCCCACAGTCAGAGTGTCTCTCCAAAGTAATCTCTGCCTCAGTACGAGACACGGGCTGAAAACACCTGCACATAGAACATCCACATATAACACATCTGAACAGTAGAAGAAAATTGGGCAAACAGAGCTAGCCAGACACCAGTAAACAGCCCAGTGTAAACCTCCGGCTACCAGCACTTTTGTCCCCTAGATTTCTAATGTATATATAGGGCACTCACGCAGGCATGTCCCCTATGAGGCTGAGGTAAAGGTTGGAGCTGGATGCTGCAGCAGGGGTAGGGGACAGGGtcttcagtctctccctctcggtctctaccgtctctctcatCATGTGGATCTGGCCTGGCAGCAGGTTGAGTGAGCTTGGCACTGACAgctggagggagagacacaatGAGTATTTACCAACATTTAGACCAAAGGCCATGAAACACTGGAAATGTTTGAGGCAATATTGACTAAGCTGTGTGCCATTATGCCATTGTTACCAATGTAGTTTAATCAAATTCCCCACAGACAGATAATTATATAACACCAATAAATATATGGCatgatattatactgtctgtGCATGCCAGTGAGACAGACAGCTTGAGAGATGGGAAGCGAGCCaagactaaagtaaaaaaatagggTATGAAAGAGAAAGATCAGGCTTAATTAAAAATGTGCAATCATAAAAGTGTGAtttggggcctcccgagtgacgcagcgcTTTAAGGCACTGTATCGCAGTGTTGGagcatcactacagcctggggtttgaTCCGGCCATGACTGGGagccccatagggcggcgcacaattggcccagtgtcgtccgggttgaggggagggtttggccggtgggcattacttggctcatcacgctccagcgactccttgtggcgggccaggcgcctgcaggctgacttggGTCGTCAGTTGAACACTGTTtcatccgacacattggtgcagctggcttcctcGTTAAGTGAGTGTTAAGAAGCGTGGCTTAGGATGCAtaactcgaccttcacctctcccgagcacGTTAGGGGAGTTGCAACGGTGAGACAAGATCGtgattggatatcacaaaattggggagaaaagggggcaTAAAACATAATAACTGACTTGATAAATGTTCTTATAATCCCTGCCAAGACTGTAGATAAGCAGGGCTTGAACCATGAGATAAAATAAATTATTCTCAGTTTACTGACCAGATATTACCAGAAAAACTAGCCTACTGAGCCATATGTGGTATGATAGTGAATTAGCTGTATCATGTTTCACTAACCTCAACTACAGAGTAGATGAAACCTTTCCATAGTTCTCGAGCCTCTAGACTTGGggcctgtagagtgaaggaaagaACCCATTAAACCATTAATTAAACAATAGTAATGCATAACAAAAAGGAAAATAGTCATCCATGTCCTTACAGTGATTTTGATCTCCCCATCCTCCATACGCAGGATGAGTCTGGCTGCCTCCAGGTTTCTGTCCCGATTGCAGTCATCCGTCAAGGAGATGGGGCCATGGAGCTCTAGTTTCTCCACATACTGttgaaaacacacacaaatgAGTATGCAGTGACAAAATGGGAGTGGCCACCACCCCAATACATCGACCACTGAGCTTTCCGCCATCTGATGTCCCACTTGTCCCATCGTAGGCCCCTTCTCTTGCCCATTACTTCCAGTTAACTCACATAATTGTCATTGGTGTTGTTGTAGAAGAAAAGAATGTTTCCACACAAGCATGTCCATAGTCTCCGAGATGcctagaaagacagagagaggtggtggaagACAGACAATGGCTATGACACATTGTATGACACCATAAAGATTTACAAGAATACTGCATGAGATTAACTATAGATAATGAATTCCCGTTTGTCAGTATAGTTACGTGTAATGAGTCGTGTCATTTGAGTACACCAGTCTACACAAAGTGGCACATTATATTATCGTTGAAAATCATTCTCCCAGTGTAATTCATGTAAATCCTGTTGAACTGACTGACCGTGTCTAGTTCCCATCAAGCCTAACATGTGACAGGACTGGCTTGAATTATGAAGATGACCACACCGTGGGTGGCTTTTGACCATTTTGGGGGATTCCTCACAAATTTCTCATTGGTAGGAAGATGTTTGGTCTATGTCAGATGTtgggtactatatttaatattatCTGAATCTTATTAATTAAAAAGGGCCAATTTagatgcaatcaattagcttcaTTTCTCAGAAAATGTCAACAAAAGAATGGCATTCCTGAAACAATCTTacctgtttctaactacagaaactaTTTCataacaatctgagatggtgggtaaCATCGCTTGCTGAAATTAAATGGAACGACTCTGGTAGTAAACAACAGAACAAAACAGGCTGAATGACAGATTGGGAAAACAACCACATATCATCACGGGATGCCATTATTagaaccccaacactgtccagtCATGTCTGAAGCCCAGCCCATTGCGCTAATCGGACAATACAGCAAAGACTATAATAAAGACCTGTCCATCTAATCTGTCACACCAGCCTGCTCCAAACTTAATGCCTTGTGGCAATAAGTAGTCTAACCAGTTCTGTCTCTGACATCCCTTGGCTCCTTCAGAGAGAACAAAGTCCAAAAAACACCCTATTTACCAGAAACCATTTATAATGTGTGCTCCACCCATAGCACACATACTAGAGCCGGCATGCAGACATTTTCTGTGTTAGTTACCCAGGAATATTCCTGGGTAACTATCTCAAACATTTAGACAATGTCTCAACTTTGGTGAATATGGCTTAAAAATGTTAAGGGGATTAAATTGTTGGTGCAAAGACTTCAGGGGAATCCAGACAACAAACGTTGATCGCACAAGACAACACAAATTTAATTGTCCCATAAAACAAATTAAATTGTCAGCCATTTGGCTCACATGGATATTGTTTGATTTGAGTTTTAATTGTTAAAATGAGTCCTTGTGCAgagtagggctgggaattgccagggacctcgcaATACAATATCACAATACTTAGGTGCCAATATgatatgtattgcaattctcATGATATATGTATTGCAATTTGATAGTGATTTTACTGCGATTTAATGTTCTATACATGTTGCTCACCATATATCTGCTGCAGTGGGACATGAGAAaacaagttttgatcagtcatggaaataaaagtccTGAAAACAAAATTGGCTTTCtaaaagttgagaacaagttttggTGCAAGTAAAGCCAACTAGCACTAAAATAATATTGCGAGTCAAAACGATACatcaaaaataatattttaataTCTAACTATTTATTCCCCCTCCCCCCATCAAtagcatagagttgtatggtttgttaaacttttaaatcaatgttttttgtttggcatacattttaagtgaAAAATCTAAGTACCAGTGCAATTTCGTAACCGTGGAATTGCCCAACATCTCGACATGTAAGCTTTTGTGTACCATGACGATAGGAAATATTACCAGGAATTACAGGGAATTTCCAGCTTGCTCAAGTAGTGGCCCAGGCTCATTCCACACATTACTGAGATGTAAATCACTCATCTGGATCAGCCCTTCCccagtcaacaacaaaaaaacacatttgtttaaccaggtagacaagttgagaacaagttctcatttacaattgtgacctggccaagataaagcaaagcatggagtaaaacaaacagtcaataatacagtagaaacaagtctatatacaatgtgagcaaatgaggtgagataagggaggtaaaggcaaaaaaaggccatggtggcaaagtaaatacaatatagcaagtaaaacactggaatggtagatttgcagtggaagaatgtgcaaagtagaaataaaaataatggggtgcaaaggagcaaaataaatacagtaggggaagttgtttgggctaaattataaatgggctatgtacaggtgcagtaatctgtgagctgctctgacagctcgtgcttaaagctagtgagggagataagtgtttccagtttcagagatttttgtcattcgttccagtcattggcagcagagaactggaaggagaggcggccaaagaaataattggttttgggggtgaccagagagatatacctgctggagcgcgtgctacaggtgggtgatgctatggtgaccagcgagctgagataaggggggactttacctagcagtgtCTTGTAGATGGCATGGAGCCAGTGGGCtgggcgacgagtatgaagcgagggccagccaacgaaagcgtacaggtcgcaatggtgggtagtatatggggctttggtgacaaaacggatggcactgtgatagactgcatccaatttgttgagtagggtattgttggaggaaattatagttgaaatgattaataatgtatacatttcaattagaaccatttattctaatactattatgttatggtatgaaatggATGAGCTCTTGGTTAAGCTgatactgaaaatgtaagcaaaatgaattaattgtctgtaccttGCGGGAAGTttaagggagagggatgatgtatcttttctgacagataagaatgGTCCTTGATGTTCCATTAGTGGAGGAGAAGatatcttttagacagattggaatgtctggtttatgaggggagtagaagacaTCTCCGGACCTGAAAACACTGTGCTATTGTGGGAAtcggagagagtgtgagaaactgatgatgtcattttatgttctctcttTAAAATGTAAGGTTCTTTCTATTTTTGGTTAGTACTCTCTTGAAATAAACGCTGTTAccttggcttttaagactggtctcaatctacttcatgcataattaatgaacttacaaatcattaatgaattagaatgagtgcgaatttggttttggctacaaaacataCAGGAATTTAAAAATTCCACTAAcaggtattggaggctattttgtaaatgacatcgccgaagtcgaggattggtaggatggtcagttgtacaagggtatgtttggcagcatgagtgaaggatgctttgttgcgaaataggaagccaattcaagATTTAACTTTGgcttggagatgtttgatgtgggtctggaaggagagtttacagtctaaccagacacctaggtatttgtagttgtccatgtattctaagtcagagccgtccagagtagtgatgttggacaggcgggcaggtgcaggcagcgatcggttgaagagcatgcatttagttttacttgtatttaagagcaattggaggccacggaaggaaagttgtatggcattgaagcttgcctggagggttgttaacacagtgtccaaagaagggccagaagtatacataatagaggtggatcagagactcaccagcagcaagagcgacatcattgatgtatacagagaagagagtcggtccaagaattgaaccctgtgtcacccccatagactgccagaggtccggacaacagaacctccgatttgacacactgaactctttcagagaagtagttggtaaaccaggcgaggcaatcatttgatcatttgagaaaccaaggctgtcgagtctgccgatgaggatgtggtgattgacagagtcgaaagccttggccagatcaatgaatacggctgcacagtaatgtttcttatcgttggcggttaagatatcatttaggaccttgagcgtggctgaggtgcacccatgaccagttctgaaaccagattgcatagcagagagggtatagttagattcgaaatggtcagtaatctgtttgttgacttggctttcgaagaccttagaaaggcagggtaggatagataataggtctgtagcagttggggtcaagagtgtcccccccctttgaagagggggatgaccgcagctgctttccaatctttgggaatctcagacgacacgaaagagaggttgaacaggctagtaataggggtggcaacaatttcggcagataattttagaaagaaagggtccagattgtctagcccggctgatttgtaggggtacagattttgcagctctttcagaacatcagctgactggatttgggagaaggagaaatggggaagacttgggcgagttgctgtgggggggtgcagtgctgttgaccggggtaggggtagccaggtggaaagcatggccagcccaAAAATAAATGCTTAtttaaattctcaattatagtggatttatcagtggtgacagtgtttcctatcttcagtgcagtgggcagctgggaggaggtgttcttattcccCATGggatttacagtgtcccagaacttttttgagttagtgttgcaggaagcaaatttctgcttgaaaaagctagccttggcttttctaactgcctgtgtatattggtttctagcttccctgaaaagctgcatattacgggggctgttcgatgctaatgcagaacgccataggatgtttttgtgttgggtaagggcagtcaggtctggggagaaccaagggctatatctgttcctggttctacatttcttgaatggggcatgcttatttaagatggttaggaaggcatttaaaaaaaaaaaaaacaggcatcctctactgacgggatgagatcaatatccttccagcataccccggccaggtcgattagaaaggcctgctcgctgaagtgtttcagggagcgtttgacagtgatgagtggaggtcgtttgaccgctgacccattacggatgcaggcaatgaggcagtgatcgctgagatcttggttgaagacagcagaggtgtatttagagggcaagttggttaggatgatatctatgagggtgcccgtgtttacggctttggggaggtacctggtaggttcattgatcatttgtgtgagattgagggcat is a genomic window of Oncorhynchus nerka isolate Pitt River linkage group LG24, Oner_Uvic_2.0, whole genome shotgun sequence containing:
- the LOC115108354 gene encoding signal-transducing adaptor protein 2-like, coding for MAATKRAGRQREQLPHCYYEGFLEKRSFEDKASRRLWTCLCGNILFFYNNTNDNYYVEKLELHGPISLTDDCNRDRNLEAARLILRMEDGEIKITAPSLEARELWKGFIYSVVELSVPSSLNLLPGQIHMMRETVETERERLKTLSPTPAAASSSNLYLSLIGDMPACFQPVSRTEAEITLERHSDCGNLLIRPSRDGASLAVTTRQDLNGSVFRHYRVTRKHDGGYAIDIDTPIFCATLHDVINCLVDKTNGTLTPFIMEGPYEESITFVQANEENGESLQCVPSTPMPPVPVPALPPKPSPRGRVPTPEPESDTRVCLDLNDTQKEKKDTTLQPAHLSQTPPTRFRLPRPERKALMPPLVPSVRTPRTSHSTSTDTPDITVTSVSPHAVAQTISEELKLKLEKRRAQ